The Streptomyces sp. NBC_00236 DNA window GCCCTCGTCGCCCGCGCCCTGAAGAAGAACCCGAACGAGCGCTTCCCGAGCGCCGCCGCGATGCAGGACGAGATCGCGCGGGTGCTGAGCGCGAGCGGCCAGACCGGCGCCCCCGTGATCGTCAGCGGTGCGGGCGCACCGACGAACAGCGGCTCGGGTGTCGGTTCGGCGGTCTTCCCCCCGGTCGACCAGTCCACCCCCGCGCCGCAGAACGTCCAGACGCCGTACCAGCCGGGCCCGTACCAGTCGCAGCAGCAGCCCGGCCCCTACGGCGCACCGACCCCGGCGCCCACCCCGGCACCCAGTTACGGCTATCCGCAGTCGGCTCAGGCGTACCAGGCGCCGGCCGCGATGTCACCGATGCAGCAGCAGACCCCGCCGCCGTACACGGTCTCGCCGCAGACGCACGCCACGTCGTCCTCGGGCGGCGGCTCCAGGCGGAACATGCCGGTGATCGTGGGCTCGGTCGTGGTCGCCCTGATCGCGATCGGCGGTCTGATCACGGCCATCACGCTGAACAAGGACGACGAATCGGGCAAGGGCGGCACCGAGGCCACGTCGAGCGAGTCCCCGAACGGTGAGCACAAGGATCCGGAGCGGAACCGGACGATGGACACCGAGAAGTGCACGGACGCGTCGGAGGACATCGACGACCCGAACAAGGTCCAAGCGCCGAGCTTCCTCTACAAGGACATCCTCTCGGCCCGCGCGTGCACGGACGCCGCAGGCTGGACCGTCAAGATCATCGAGGTTCCCGGCAACGCCTACGCGGAGGACCAGATCATCGACCAGTTCCCCACCCCCGGGGCCGCCGTGTCCGAGACGGGCGCCCACTTCGAACTGCGCATCGCGACGGGCGACCCGGCGTAGGGGCGCGTCGCGCTGCACGTAAGGCCCTTTTCGGCGCTCTGCGACGGCTCCCTCCGCCGTCCTCGCGCCATCCGTCCGCACGACCGGAGATGCCGGACATACCGTCACATGTGACGCTGGCCTCATGGCTTCAGGACACCTCGCCTCACGGCCCTCAAGGTGCGTGGCCTGCCTGGCACTGACGGCAGCCGCGGTACTGGGGGCCATGACGGTCGGGGAGGCGCAGGCAGCCGGCCGGCGTGCGCCGGTGCGGGAGGTGACGGCGAGGGCGGTCGTGACCGTGGCGCCCCGGGTGCCGCTCGCGTCCGGTTCGCCGTCCGCGCCGTCCGTGTCGTCGTCCCGGCTGTCGACTGCTCCGTCGGCTCATCCGTCGGCCGTTCCGCCGTCGATTCCGCCGTCCGGTCCGCCGGCGGCGTCGCCGTCCGCTTCGCACCCCGGCGCGTCCGGCCGCCCCTCCGCCGCGCCGGCGCACCCGGCGCCCCCCGCGCCCCCGCATTCCGCCTCGCCCGCGCCTTCCGCGTCCTCGTCCGCCTCCTCCGCACCGCCCTCGCCGAGCCCCGGATCGCCGCGCCCCGACGACGCCCTGTCGCCGTTGGCCGGGTGGCCCGCCGGGCAGGGGCGGCCGCGGCCCGGGAGGACGATGACGCCCAAGGAGCTGGCCCGGGCCGACGCGCTCGACGCGGCCGAGAAGGAGGCCGGGGCGACGGAGCCGGCCGCCGTGCCGGTCGTCACCCCGGACGCGAGCACGTCTCCCGGAGCCGACCGGATGTCGCGGCAGGCCCTTGGGGGGCCGGCCGTCGAGCAGGTCCAGCAGGTGTCGCTCGGCGCGGGAATCGCCCTGGTCGGGCTGGGTCTCGGCTTCCTCGCCCTCCGTATGCGCCGCACCGGCTGAGCGTCGCACAAGAGGGGCCCTGCCCCGGCGACAGCGGGTCGCCGCGACTTGCATTCGCCAACATACTCGGTATACATACTCAGTATGTCGATCCGCCATGGGCTTCTGGCCCTCCTGGAGCGGGGGCCTCGGTACGGCTCCCAGCTCCGCACCGAATTCGAGTCGCGCACCGGCTCCACCTGGCCGCTCAACGTCGGGCAGGTGTACACGACGCTGAGCAGACTGGAGCGCGACGGCCTGGTCGTCCAGGACGGCGAGGACGACCAGGGGCACGCCCTCTACTCGATCAGCGACGACGGACGCGCCGAACTGCGCGCCTGGTTCGAGACACCGGTCGACCGCAGCAACCCGCCCCGTGACGAGCTCGCCATCAAGCTCGCCATGGCCGTCGGCGCCCCCGGAGTCGACATCCGGGCTGTCATCCAGTCCCAGCGCCACCACACCGTGAAGGCGATGCAGGACTACACCCGCCTCAAGGCCCAGGCGCTCACCGACGTCCCCGCCAACCGCGACGAGGTCGCCTGGCTGCTCGTACTGGAGCAGCTGATCTTCCAGGCCGAGGCCGAGGCCCGCTGGCTCGACCACTGCGAGTCCCGGCTGGTCCGTCTCGCCGAGGCCGCCGCCACCGAGCCCGAGGCGAACACGCCCTCGCGCGCCGCCTCCCGTACCGCCTCCCGGCCCCGCGCCCGCCGCTGAGCCGACGCCGCACACCGCTCCACCGCGGCCTGCGCCCCGCACGCGGGCCACGGCCCCGGCCTGCCGCCGGGACCCGACCACACATCTGTTCCGAGGGGGAACCCACCGTCATGTCCCCGCACGTCCCGTCCCCGGCCGCTCCGCCCCTGCCGGTGGATGCTCCGGTGCTCGAACTCCGCGACCTCACCCGTACCCACGGCACCGGCATCGCCGAGGTGCACGCCCTGCGCGGCATCAACCTCGCGGTGCATCCCGGTGAGCTCGTCGCCGTCATGGGCCCCTCCGGCTCGGGCAAGTCCACCCTGCTGACCCTCGCCGGCGGGCTCGACACCGCGACCGGCGGCCAGATCATCATCGAGGGCCAGGACATCTCCACGCTCGGCCGCAAGGGCATCGCCGCACTGCGCCGCCGCAGCGTCGGCTACGTCTTCCAGGACTACAACCTGATCCCCGCCCTCACCGCCGCCGAGAACATCGCCCTGCCGCGCGAACTCGACGGGGTCTCGGTCCGCAAGGCACGCAAGGAGGCCCGGGCCGCCCTGGAGGAGATGAACCTCCTCGACGTCGCCGACCGCTTCCCGGACGAGATGTCCGGCGGCCAGCAGCAGCGCGTCGCCATCGCCCGCGCGCTGGTGGGCGACCGGCGCCTGGTGCTCGCCGACGAACCGACCGGGGCACTCGACTCCGAGACCGGAGAGGCCGTCCTCGCGCTGCTCCGCAACCGCTGCGACCAGGGCGCCGCCGGGGTGATGGTGACGCACGAACCGCGGTACGCCGCCTGGGCGGACCGGGTGGTCTTCCTGCGGGACGGATCGATCGTCGACCAGACACTGACCTCGGGCGCCGACTCGCTGCTGGCCGCCGGGACCGCCGAGTGAGCCCCTTCACGGGGTGGCGCGCCGCCCTCCGGATAGCCCGCCGCGACGCCATGCGGGCCAAGGGCCGCAGCGCCCTGGTGGTCGCGATGATCGCGCTGCCGGTGCTCGGGGTGACGGCCGCGGACGTCACGTACCGCAGCATCGACTCCACCGAGGCCGAGCAGCTGACGGCGCGGATGGGCTCGGCCGACGCGCTGTTCAGCGACCCGGGCATGGGACCGCTGCAGCAGATGCCCGACGGCAACTCGTACGACATCGCCGGTGACG harbors:
- a CDS encoding protein kinase domain-containing protein yields the protein MSQDGAHGAQGRYAGGSVAGGRYQLRDLLGEGGMASVYLAYDSALDRQVAIKTLHTELGREASFRERFRREAQAVAKLQHTNIVSVFDTGEDELGGALMPYIVMEYVEGQPLGSVLQADIRNYGAMPADKALKVTADVLAALDTSHEMGLVHRDIKPGNVMVTKRGVVKVMDFGIARAMQSGVTSMTQTGMVVGTPQYLSPEQALGRGVDARSDLYSVGIMLFQLLTGRIPFDADSPLAIAYAHVQEEPIAPSTINRSITPAMDALVARALKKNPNERFPSAAAMQDEIARVLSASGQTGAPVIVSGAGAPTNSGSGVGSAVFPPVDQSTPAPQNVQTPYQPGPYQSQQQPGPYGAPTPAPTPAPSYGYPQSAQAYQAPAAMSPMQQQTPPPYTVSPQTHATSSSGGGSRRNMPVIVGSVVVALIAIGGLITAITLNKDDESGKGGTEATSSESPNGEHKDPERNRTMDTEKCTDASEDIDDPNKVQAPSFLYKDILSARACTDAAGWTVKIIEVPGNAYAEDQIIDQFPTPGAAVSETGAHFELRIATGDPA
- a CDS encoding PadR family transcriptional regulator: MSIRHGLLALLERGPRYGSQLRTEFESRTGSTWPLNVGQVYTTLSRLERDGLVVQDGEDDQGHALYSISDDGRAELRAWFETPVDRSNPPRDELAIKLAMAVGAPGVDIRAVIQSQRHHTVKAMQDYTRLKAQALTDVPANRDEVAWLLVLEQLIFQAEAEARWLDHCESRLVRLAEAAATEPEANTPSRAASRTASRPRARR
- a CDS encoding ABC transporter ATP-binding protein; the encoded protein is MSPHVPSPAAPPLPVDAPVLELRDLTRTHGTGIAEVHALRGINLAVHPGELVAVMGPSGSGKSTLLTLAGGLDTATGGQIIIEGQDISTLGRKGIAALRRRSVGYVFQDYNLIPALTAAENIALPRELDGVSVRKARKEARAALEEMNLLDVADRFPDEMSGGQQQRVAIARALVGDRRLVLADEPTGALDSETGEAVLALLRNRCDQGAAGVMVTHEPRYAAWADRVVFLRDGSIVDQTLTSGADSLLAAGTAE